In one Pristiophorus japonicus isolate sPriJap1 unplaced genomic scaffold, sPriJap1.hap1 HAP1_SCAFFOLD_2695, whole genome shotgun sequence genomic region, the following are encoded:
- the LOC139247332 gene encoding polyhomeotic-like protein 2: MGVNPSFLCSNPALWSVEQVHEFISSLPGCQDVSEDFRAQEIDGQALLLLKEEHLMTAMNLKLGPALKICARINLLKES; the protein is encoded by the exons ATGGGTGTTAATCCCAGCTTCCTGTGTAGTAATCCTGCCCTCTGGTCAGTCGAGCAAGTTCACGAGTTCATCTCGTCCTTACCCG GTTGCCAGGACGTGTCGGAGGATTTCCGAGCACAGGAGATTGATGGCCAGGCCTTGTTGCTGTTGAAGGAGGAGCATCTGATGACGGCCATGAACCTGAAGCTGGGCCCTGCTCTCAAAATCTGTGCCCGCATCAACCTGCTGAAGGAatcgtag